The genomic segment ACTATGTCGGCTgagtgtagcggttatgatatggtttggcttgtaatttattttttgcctggtcacatacagctaatgtgttgtgcattgaagtccacaaacgaaGAGAAAAGGTGAGAAGAAGAGAGTGCATATGtcacagtataactttagtccgtcccctcgcccatacccgggcgcgaaccagggactctctgcacacatcaacaacagtcaccctcaaagcatcgttacccgtcgctccacaaaagccacggcccttgcagagctaGGGGAACCaccacttcaaggtctcagagcaagtgacgtcaccgattgaaacgctatttagcgcgcaccaccgctaactagctagccgtttcacatagATGCCAGAAGGAATACAACGTAGCTGCCATGAAAGTGAACAGAATTTaagtgtgatcaggggtgtattcattccgccaagTCTGTTGAAAAAAGTTTTTAAATGGAACTAAACGGGGGTAAACAAACCTGTATTTGTCCAATAGatactctcatttgcaactgatagactaatgattacaccccagatcagctagatgcaggcaagagtgtgcaatgcggtattgaatgtgtcactgtctgtcaatgTGTCAGCTCAAAATTTCCTCTCGACCTGAGTTCACCTACGCTGTAGACTTTCATTGATAGACTAGGTTGTAGTAACCTCAATATGGGTACAGGGAACattttagtatcatgtagtagcctaaaactATCAATGTTACATGAACTGGGTTAATGGAATATaaaagtcatccaatatgctgtaacagAAATAGGCCATGCTCCCTCATAATAACGGCACCGACCGCGACTGGTCGGACACCAGTAAGACTAGCTGCCGCCTGTTAACCCTGACTACATTTACCACCCATCTGCTTGGAAGTTTGTTTGCAAACAGTTTATAACCCATTTCCCAACGTTTTAGAATACTGTAACTCTTGAATGCCTCTCGATTATCTGATTGGCTGGAGTATTTCATCTGGCGTGGACGACGTTTCAAGTTGACGTGGATGCATGTCTAGCGAACTggtgtttagtttttttttttgtccttaTCACGGTTTGTTGCGACATAATTTCAATCGATGAAAGTTGTTATTTACTGTTAGTTACCTTTTTAAAATGTCCTCTGTTGAAGATGGTGAATGTAGTCGCGGCTTGTATCAACTCAACAAATTCGAGAAACTGTCGGGGAGGCCTCCCATCAGAGACTCAGGTTTGTAGCTAGCTGAACTGTTATTTTTCTATCTAGCTGCTATCCATGTAAAACTACCTAGCTAgaattagttagctagctaaagtaaCTGACTGACGGGCAATCAACAAAAAAAGAGTCAGTGTAATTGTTTAGGAAGGCATATCTTCGAATTACAATATTAGAGACAGGCGATTAACTTTAGCTTGGACTTTAACCAAGTAttttagccagctaacgttaactaacgTTAGCGCAGCTTGATACGGAAGTCAACTGTCATGCAAAGAAGACTGACTAATGGTGGGAAGCATACATTTTCCCTCTGTGCAATCCATTGCCAGTCATTTGTACTACTGACTTTGCTGAGTAGATCTAAATGTATTTCCATAGGAAATATTGTAGTATTGACCAATCAGTGGCAACTACAGTTTTGAAACAACTCACGTACTGATGTAAGGTTGGAAAATTATCTTTGACTCGAGTCAAAGATACTCTAGATACTGAGTGGCTGGGTAGTGTCAGCCACTTATGTGATAGCTTCACCACCaaggctgtgtctctctctctctctctcaaatcacattttattggttacatacacatatatagcagctgttattgcgggtgtagcgaaatgcttgtgttcctagctccaacagtgcagtagtgtttaacagtacacacaaatctaaagtaaaataatgtaattaagaaatatataaatattagggtacctgtgtgtgtttgtcatacaACAATGGACAAGCCACTTGTCTAGCCTATTTGGTTAGACACTAAGCAGGCTTGAACTGAACTCCACCAAAAGCCTATGTTTGGGGTGGAATGTTGGTCTGTCTGCTTTTGTAATGTTTTTGTGGTTTTGTTCTCCGctaattgtgtctgtgtgtgcacatgtCTGTATCATGGCTGGTGATTGTGGTCGGTGATGACTGGCAGGCTCTAAGAAGAGAGTAAGATGGCTTCAGGCTCGGCGGATCTTCTCCCCTTCGTGCCCCAACTTCCGCATCCCTAATAGGTTTCTGAGAGAAGGTGGGTAACTGTAACACCCGAGACTGCAGCCAAGACCACCTCTCTCTTCACCGACCAATGCTAACGCAACTCTAGTGCCCTCAGACTAAAGAATGAGGGATTCAATTTAAGCTGGCCCGGGTTGAACAGGGATAGCAGGGTGCGCCATTGCTAAAATTGAACAGTAATCAGCGCCACTTGATCATCTTGTCAACAAGGCATCATGAAGCATCGTTCAGAAACATCTCTTTTCCATGAAATATATGTTTGAATTTTCAAACTAGGTTTCATTGGGAACGCAGATTAAGCATGCAGATTTATCAAGCTCAATCATTTTTTCATAGAAATACACATTCTTACATATTACTCCACATATTCCACCTACTGTACGTCATTTTTGTTTTGAGCTGATGTTGGCCAGAACGGGGCATTAATGGAATCCCCTCAATGGCAACTATGTCTCCTACAGTTGGTCAAGCACAAATGTCCTATCtgctcttccacctcctctctcactcccttgtcCAGTCTGCAGtgcttctcttctccctcctctcatttccCCATGACTCAAGGAAATCCACTTGTaccactctgcttccttctctcttcctcctctcttcctatctaaacagcctcttcctctcccttgtaATGGTTCTCGGTCCACTccacctcttctcttccttcctgttctcttaTCACTTTTATCCCTCTTAGCAAGAGTCTCTCTTACTCTGATTGGCCCTGGTTCCTCCCTTCCTCTTGTCACTCATCCTCTTCAGCTTTCTTTATTGGACCCAGGGAGGCTTTCTCGCCCTCAGTGTCTCTGGGTTTGGATGTACGTTTGTCATGGAGTGTTCTGAGGTCTCGCTTTCTCTGTTCTATTTTTCTTTCTGTGAGTCGGTCATGTTGTTGCTCCTATAACGATTGGCATAATTGTTATAGGAAGCAATTGACCTCTGTGCGCctaggagaagaaaaaaaatcacccAAATGATAATGGTTACAATGATGACTTCACTGTACCACTGCCTCTGAGTGCCATGGAGAATACACTGAGCGCAGAATCATGACCGTCATGCTTGCACCATTACTACAAAGAAAATAGCTTGTTACTTCGAAGAAAAAAAATTGTGCTCCTAAATTTTTCAACGTAGGCTCATAAATTAGAACGTCAGTGTAGAGCCCTTGACCTGTGCCTCCTATTTTCCTCAGTGTCTGAAAGTAGATCCACTTGACTATTTGATCTGTTATTCCACTAAAAACATTCCTCTGGTCTTTTCAACAACAAAATATCTTGAGGCTCAATGATTCCATAGGGCTGTTGTTTAGTCCTTGGCTGTTTACTCAAAGCTCATCATACTGATGCCTGGACATTTAATCAGTACACACAGTGAACTCCACCACCTCCACAGTGGAAATGTTACGAAGAATGTCAATAAGATATGGCTCGTTATTCATTTAACATGCAGACTTTCTCCTAAGCCTGTCATATAGGGAGTACTTTAACCACATGCTTGCTTATGTGATGGCTAGGCCTATTTATCTAGATTCTTAAATAATCAGAAATGTTTTAGCATTTGCTTGTTGAAAGCGGTCTGTTTATGCAGCCATGTTCTTGGTAATCTGTGCAGCAGATTACATAATGGCTCTGGGTGGAAATCTGATGGAAACCCCCTGGATTACTTCACTGCATTTTATTATACTCATTTATGTCTCTAGATCGGCTGTCTGTGACACACAGCGGGGAAATAACAGACTAGGCCTACACATCTATGGCTTTTCAGCCCATGCAAATCATGTAGTGGCGGTCAAGTCAACAAGGGTAGGATACGTGTTTTAGATTGAAATCTAGACAATGTTTCAGGCTCCATTCCAAATAACGGCCCCTTCTGCTCTGTTGTTCCTGCCCTCATGAATCTGGCTGGACTAAATAGGTGAAAACCATATGGCAGAAAGAGAAAAGGTGGCGCTATTGCTTAAAGATATCGCAGAGATCCACAAAGGGCACTAAAGAAGTGCAAGAGGAAGGACAATTCCCCTGTaaccctgtctccttctctcacccttGCTCCCTCTTCCATCCATGAAACCCCACTCTTTACTCACCTCCCCCTCAGGTCACTGTGCCCCCCCGGCCCGCAGCGGGCACCGGTGTGTGGCAGACAATGCCAACCTGTATGTGTTTGGAGGATACAATCCTGACTTTGAGGAGGCAGGTGGCTCGGAGAACGAGGACTACCCTCTTTTCAGGGAGCTGTGGAGGTTTCACTTCGCCACGGCTACCTGGCAACAGGTCCACACAGAGGGCTACATGCCCACCGAGCTGGCTTCCATGTCAGGTAAGGGATTAAGTTGAAGATTGGCTGTCCTTTTATGTACCCATCGACGCAAAATGAACTTGCTTAACCATTATTATCCGTTCCTGGTCAGACTGAGAACAGACCGTTGAacagtttgtttagtgtttttctctgtgtgtctcagcTGTCTTACACGGCAACAATCTATTGGTGTTTGGGGGCACTGGGATTCCTTTTGGAGAAAGCAACGGGAATGACGTCCATGTCTGCAATGTTCACTACAAACGCTGGAAACTGCTCAACTGCCGAGGGAAGAAACCCAACCGAATCTACGGGCAGGTAAAGAGCTCTCATCTGTTGACCACCTGTGCTGTCCCACTGACGCATCGTGTGGTCTGTAGAGAGTTAACCTGGGCTGTGGCATTTTCCATTActcctacagtgcattcagaaagtattcagaaccattTACTTTgtacattttatgttacagccttattctaaaattgattaaatggcTTTTTTCCCCTCTTTAATCTACACCCAATGCCctataatgataaagcaaaaacattttagtaatgttagcaaatttattacaaatacaaaacaaacatttatgtaattattcagagcctttactttgttgatgcacctttggcagcgattacagcctccagtcttcttgggtatgatgctacaagcttggaacacctgtatttgtggaatttctcccattcttctctgcagatcctctcaagctctgtcaggttggatggggagcgtcgctgcacagttattttgaggtctctccagagatgttcgatcgggttcaattccaggctctggctgggccactcaaggacattcagagaaatgtcccaaagccactcctgcattgtcttggctttgtgcttagggttgttgacctgttggaaggtgaacctttccctcagtctgagttcctgagcgccctagagcaggttttcatcaaggatctcagtgctttgctctgtttatctttcctcgatcctgactactctctcagtccctgctgctgaaaaacatcacgATACCACCACCAActtgcttcactgtagggatggtgccatgttacCTCCAGActtgactcttggcattcaggccaaagagttcaatcttgatttcatcagaccagagaatcttgtttctcatggtctgggagtcttCAGGTgcgttttggcaaactccaagcgggctgtcctgtgcctttttactgagcagtggtttccatctggcaactctaccataaaggcctgattggtggagtgctgcagagatgggagaaccttctagaaggacaaccatctccacagaggaactctagagctccgtcagagtgaccattctctccgattgctcagtttggccctgCGGCCAgttctagaaagagtcttggtggttccaaacttcttccatttttctATGTCTTCCTGGGGccgttcaatgctgcagaaatcttttggtacccttccacagatctgtaccttgacacaatcctgtctcggaactctacggacaattccttcgaccacatggcttggtttttgctctgacatgcactgtcaactgtaggaccttacatagacaggtgtgtgcctttccaaatcatgtccaatcaattgaatttaccacatgtggagtcaaatcaagttgtagaaacatctcaaagatgatcaatggaaacaaaatgcatctgaactcaattttgagtctcatatcaaagggtctgaatgcttacgtaaataaggtattgatgttaatttttaataaatttggaAAGGAATTGAGAAACATATTTGCTTTGTCACTCTGGGGTATTGTGGGTGTAGATTGattaaatacaaatcctcaaTCTTAGGATGtctgaaacgtaacaaaatgtggaaaaagttaagggatctgaattagaggtcgaccgatttaattagggccgatttcaagttttcataacaatcggaaatctgtatttttggacaccgatttcgctgatttaaaaaaatatatatatattttttaacatctttatttaactaggcaagtctgttaactttcttattttcaaagacggcctaggaacggtgggttaactgcctcgttcaggggcagaacaactgatttttaccttgtcagctcgggggattcaatcttgcaaccttacagttaactagtccaacgctctaactacctgattatattgcactccacgaggagcctgcctgtcacacgaatgcagtaagaagccaaggtaagatgctagctaacattaaactttgttttttataagatttcaatcaatcataatcactagttaactacacatggttgttgatattactagtttatcaagCGTGTCcagcgttgcatataatcgatgcggtgcgtattcgtgaaaaaggactgtcgttgctccaatgtgttcctaaccataaacatcaatgccttttcttaaaatcaatacacagaagtatatatttttaaacctgcatatttagctaaaagaaatccaggttagcaggcaatattaaccaggtgaaattgtgtcacttctcttgcgttcattgcacgcagagtcagtgtttaggcagcagtttgggcctgattcgaccatattaatgacctaaggctcgtatttctgtgtgttatcatgtttttactaagtctatgatttgatagagcagtctgactgagcgatggtaggcaccagcaggctcgtaagcattcattcaaacagcactttcgtgcgtttgccagcagttgtttatgacttcaagcctatcaactcgcgagattaggctggtgtaaccgatgtgaaatggctagctagttagcggggtgcgcactaatagcgtttcaaatgtcactcgctctgagacttagaGTGGTTGTtcaccttgctctgcatgggtaaagttgcttcgagggtggctgttgtcgacgtGTTCATggtcgagcccagggaggagcgaggagagggacggaagctatattgTTAccctggcaatactaaagtgcctataagaacatccaataatcaaaggttaatgaaatacaaatggtatagagagaaatagtcctataattcctataataactacaacctaaaacttcttacctgggaatattgaagactcatgttaaaaggaaccaccagctttcatatgttctcatgttctgagcaagtaacttaaacgttagctttcttacatggcacatattgcacttacattcttctccaacactttgtttttgcattatttaaaccaaattgaacatgtttcattatttatttgaggctaaattgattttattgatgtattcattcagtatttttgtaattgtcattattacaaatacagttTAAAAAAACGGCCGATttttaattggtatcggcttttttggtcctccaataatcggtaaaAATCAGAATCGTTCGCCctctagtctgaatactttccaaatgcactatataTGACTTCCTTCCTTTGTCTTTCCTAACCTCTGATCTGAAAAGATTGGCTCGGTCAAAGTAAATAACTGACACAATTATTTACATTGTTAGTCTGTCCTACTGTATGTAACAAATCACTTGACCGTAAGGACATTCCCCACAACCAtgctctctccctcattcctccctccctccttccaggCCATGGCCATCATTAATGGCTATCTGTATGTGTTTGGAGGGACGACAGGCTACGTCTACAGCACAGACCTACACAGGCTGGACCTGACTACCAGGGAGTGGACCCACCTCAAGCCCAACAACCCCCCTACAGACCTGCCAGAGGAAAGGTCAGTCACCCCTCACCTCTTAATCTTCTGGtagttctcccccccccctgcccgcccacacacacacacatcttaatCTCTCTTTCAGGTACAGACATGAGGTGGCCCATGATGGACAGAGAATATACATCCTAGGAGGCGGGACTTCCTGGACATCATATCCCCTAGACAAAGTACAGTACAGGATGAGAGAACACTATGTAAGGTGGTTGTTTTACTGACATATTTTAGCATGGGGGTTTACGTTCTGTTCCCCCCTCAGATACATGCCTACAACCTAGAGACTAACTCCTGGGAGGAGATTATCACGAAACCTCATGAAAAAATAGGTTGGTTGCATAAGGGTCTACTGTTCATATACACATTACTGTGCACGCCTGTAAACTGATGTGTGTTCTGTTGTTGTCAGGGTATCCTGCAGCACGACGGTGTCACAGTTGTGTCCAGGTCAGGCAGGGTAAGAACTTTACGTCTGTTTACTAGGAATCAGCTCTGTGTGTCCAGGCTAGGGTTAATTTTCAGTAATATTGGTAAATAGCAGGTAATTTatggtaactttggtaatttatacttgatTAACTTGCAAAAATGATTTTAAATCCTatgtagtgccttcagaaactattctcaccccttgacctttttccacatCCTGAATTTTAattggattcaattgagattttgttactggcctacacacaatacctcataatgtcaaagtggaattatgtgttTTAGAAATTGTACAAATTAATTAACAATGAAAAGCTGAGATGTATTtcatcaataagtattcaactcctttgttatggcaaccctaaataagttcaggagtgaaaatgtgctaaagtcccataataagttgcatgaactcactctgtgtgcaataatagtgcgtAACATGATTTTCGAAAAACTACCTCACAcatacatctgtaaggtccctcagtcaagcaatgaattttaaacacagattcaagaccagggaggttttccagtgcctcGCAAAGAACAGCACCTATTGTTAGATGGGTAGAAATAAAAAGcaggcattgaatatccctttgagcatgatgtAGTTTTTAATGACactttggattgtgtatcaatacacccagtcactacaaagatacagacgccattcctaacttagttgccggaaaggaaggaaaccaaCCTCTCAGAGATTTCACCgtgaggccaatagtgactttatGGGAGGTAAtgctgtagttactccacaatactaacataaatgacagtgaagaaggaaggctgtacagaataaaaatattccaaaacatgcatcctgttacaataaggcactaaagtaaaactgcaaaaaaattgtcctgaatacaaagccttatgtttgtAGCAAACACAATGCCACTGAGTACCTTTCTTCATATTtctaagcatggtggtggctgcatcatgttatgggtatgcttgtcatcggcaaggactaagatgtttttaggataaaaagaaacggaatagagctaagcacaggcaaaatcctagaggaaaacctgttgGGAGACCAATTCAGCTTTCAGCAATAAACCTAATAACAATAAACCTAATAACCCAAATGTACAATAGAGTTGCTTACAAAGATGGCATTAAATGTTCccaagtggcctagttacagtttaacttacagtaccagccaaaagtttggacatacctacttattccagggtttttctttatttgtactattttctactttgtagaataatagtgaagacatcaacactatgaaataacaactggaatcatgtaataaccaaaagtGTTACATTTATCAAAATATATTAGCCCCCCTtttccttgacagctttgcacactcttggcgttctctcaaccagcttcatgaggtagtcacctggaatgcatttcaattaacaggtatgtcttgttaatttgtggaatttcttcaatgcgtttgagccgatcagttgtgttatgacaaggtagggaggtagccctatttgctaaaagaccaagtccataatatggcaaaaacagctcaaataagcaaagagaaacaacaactttaagacatgaaggtcagtcaatatggaaaatgtcaagcactttgaaagtttcttcaagtgcagttgcaaaaaccatcaagcactatgatgatactggctctcatgactaccgctacaggaaaggaagaacctgAGTTAC from the Oncorhynchus kisutch isolate 150728-3 linkage group LG4, Okis_V2, whole genome shotgun sequence genome contains:
- the LOC109889466 gene encoding kelch domain-containing protein 10 isoform X1, with translation MSSVEDGECSRGLYQLNKFEKLSGRPPIRDSGSKKRVRWLQARRIFSPSCPNFRIPNRFLREGHCAPPARSGHRCVADNANLYVFGGYNPDFEEAGGSENEDYPLFRELWRFHFATATWQQVHTEGYMPTELASMSAVLHGNNLLVFGGTGIPFGESNGNDVHVCNVHYKRWKLLNCRGKKPNRIYGQAMAIINGYLYVFGGTTGYVYSTDLHRLDLTTREWTHLKPNNPPTDLPEERYRHEVAHDGQRIYILGGGTSWTSYPLDKIHAYNLETNSWEEIITKPHEKIGYPAARRCHSCVQVRQEVFLCGGYNGELILADLWKINLQTFQWTKLPTVMPEPAYFHCAAVTPVSTSHTRTLFWMYDFQSRLSLLPLLSQAGCMYVHGGVVNMSENRRTGSLYKVWLVVPSLLELTWERLLKAFPRLAQLSSLQLLSLGLTHTLIQRLK
- the LOC109889466 gene encoding kelch domain-containing protein 10 isoform X3, which produces MSSVEDGECSRGLYQLNKFEKLSGRPPIRDSGHCAPPARSGHRCVADNANLYVFGGYNPDFEEAGGSENEDYPLFRELWRFHFATATWQQVHTEGYMPTELASMSAVLHGNNLLVFGGTGIPFGESNGNDVHVCNVHYKRWKLLNCRGKKPNRIYGQAMAIINGYLYVFGGTTGYVYSTDLHRLDLTTREWTHLKPNNPPTDLPEERYRHEVAHDGQRIYILGGGTSWTSYPLDKIHAYNLETNSWEEIITKPHEKIGYPAARRCHSCVQVRQEVFLCGGYNGELILADLWKINLQTFQWTKLPTVMPEPAYFHCAAVTPVSTSHTRTLFWMYDFQSRLSLLPLLSQAGCMYVHGGVVNMSENRRTGSLYKVWLVVPSLLELTWERLLKAFPRLAQLSSLQLLSLGLTHTLIQRLK
- the LOC109889466 gene encoding kelch domain-containing protein 10 isoform X4, yielding MSSVEDGECSRGLYQLNKFEKLSGRPPIRDSGHCAPPARSGHRCVADNANLYVFGGYNPDFEEAGGSENEDYPLFRELWRFHFATATWQQVHTEGYMPTELASMSAVLHGNNLLVFGGTGIPFGESNGNDVHVCNVHYKRWKLLNCRGKKPNRIYGQAMAIINGYLYVFGGTTGYVYSTDLHRLDLTTREWTHLKPNNPPTDLPEERYRHEVAHDGQRIYILGGGTSWTSYPLDKIHAYNLETNSWEEIITKPHEKIGYPAARRCHSCVQVRQEVFLCGGYNGELILADLWKINLQTFQWTKLPTVMPEPAYFHCAAVTPAGCMYVHGGVVNMSENRRTGSLYKVWLVVPSLLELTWERLLKAFPRLAQLSSLQLLSLGLTHTLIQRLK
- the LOC109889466 gene encoding kelch domain-containing protein 10 isoform X2, whose protein sequence is MSSVEDGECSRGLYQLNKFEKLSGRPPIRDSGSKKRVRWLQARRIFSPSCPNFRIPNRFLREGHCAPPARSGHRCVADNANLYVFGGYNPDFEEAGGSENEDYPLFRELWRFHFATATWQQVHTEGYMPTELASMSAVLHGNNLLVFGGTGIPFGESNGNDVHVCNVHYKRWKLLNCRGKKPNRIYGQAMAIINGYLYVFGGTTGYVYSTDLHRLDLTTREWTHLKPNNPPTDLPEERYRHEVAHDGQRIYILGGGTSWTSYPLDKIHAYNLETNSWEEIITKPHEKIGYPAARRCHSCVQVRQEVFLCGGYNGELILADLWKINLQTFQWTKLPTVMPEPAYFHCAAVTPAGCMYVHGGVVNMSENRRTGSLYKVWLVVPSLLELTWERLLKAFPRLAQLSSLQLLSLGLTHTLIQRLK